The Lysinibacillus pakistanensis genome includes a window with the following:
- a CDS encoding glycosyltransferase family 2 protein, producing MFTISLCMIVKNEECIIERCLDSVQRVVDEINIIDTGSTDRTKDIVQNYTSRIYDFIWCDDFARARNFSFQQATKDYILWLDADDVITSEHQQKLLQLKHSLYPNVDAVSMDYDIALDADGSVEAREKRYRLVKRQCHFQWYGAVHEYLEVSGQLYHSDIAVTHLPLKRDVHRNIRIYERLKKEGYSFSARDTFHYANELKNHQRFLEAINQYHSFLDSLTGSADDKIQACLSLADCYQELHDVKQANQVIVQSLLYDRPRSETCCRMGQFFMEQFKNKEAIYWYSQALQQPSEQLFSIHKPAFSTWLPHLQLSLLYNRLHLYENAHQHNELARQFKPNDPRILDNQKYLLKQLKK from the coding sequence ATGTTTACGATTAGTTTATGTATGATTGTTAAAAACGAGGAATGTATTATTGAAAGATGCCTAGATTCTGTTCAGCGTGTAGTGGATGAAATCAATATTATTGATACGGGATCGACTGATCGTACAAAAGATATCGTCCAAAACTATACCTCACGTATTTATGATTTTATATGGTGTGATGATTTTGCGAGGGCACGAAACTTTTCCTTTCAGCAGGCTACGAAAGATTATATCCTGTGGCTTGATGCAGATGATGTGATAACAAGTGAGCATCAACAAAAGCTACTGCAGCTTAAACATTCTTTGTATCCTAATGTCGATGCTGTTTCTATGGATTATGATATAGCGCTGGATGCTGATGGCAGTGTAGAGGCACGTGAAAAAAGATATCGTCTAGTAAAGCGGCAATGTCATTTTCAATGGTATGGTGCTGTTCACGAATATTTAGAAGTATCGGGCCAGCTTTATCATAGTGATATAGCGGTGACACATTTACCTTTAAAAAGAGATGTTCATCGTAATATTCGTATTTATGAACGTTTAAAGAAAGAAGGGTATTCATTTTCAGCTAGAGATACGTTTCATTATGCCAATGAGTTAAAAAACCATCAGCGTTTTTTAGAAGCGATTAATCAATATCATAGTTTCCTAGATTCTTTAACAGGCTCTGCTGACGATAAAATTCAGGCTTGCTTAAGTTTAGCAGATTGCTATCAGGAGCTGCATGATGTCAAACAAGCGAATCAAGTTATTGTGCAATCATTACTGTATGATCGACCAAGATCAGAAACATGCTGTCGAATGGGTCAATTTTTTATGGAGCAATTTAAAAATAAAGAGGCCATTTATTGGTACTCACAAGCCTTACAGCAGCCTTCCGAACAGTTATTTAGTATTCATAAGCCTGCTTTTTCTACATGGCTTCCTCATTTACAGCTAAGCCTGTTGTACAATCGCTTGCATCTTTATGAAAATGCACATCAACATAATGAGTTAGCCCGTCAATTCAAACCGAATGACCCTCGTATACTCGACAATCAAAAGTACTTGCTTAAGCAATTAAAAAAATAA
- a CDS encoding DNA topoisomerase III, producing the protein MAKSLVLAEKPSVARDIANVLKCHKKGNGFLEGDKYIVTWALGHLVTLADPESYDVKYKTWNLEDLPMLPERLRLTVIKQSGKQYNAVKSQLNRNDVKEIIIATDAGREGELVARWIIAKANVKKPMKRLWISSVTDKAIKEGFANLKPGNNYDNLYAAAVARSEADWYIGLNATRALTTRFNAQLNCGRVQTPTVAIIAAREDEIKNFKPQTYYGIEAQTDSLKLTWQDANGNSRSFTKEKTDVIVKALGSQDAKIVALDRKPKKSYAPGLYDLTELQRDANKLFGYSAKETLNIMQKLYESHKVLTYPRTDSRYLSSDLVGTLPERLKACGIGEYRSLTNKILTKPIKANKSFVDDSKVSDHHAIIPTEGYVNLSAFNDKERKIYDLVVKRFLAVLFPAHEYEQLTVQAQIGNEKFIARGKTVINAGWKEVYQNRFDDDESTDDVKEQLLPRLAQGQVLKTKLIAQTSGQTKPPARFTEATLLSAMENPTKYMDTHDKKLADTLKSTGGLGTVATRADIIDKLFNSFLIEKRGGKEIYITSKGRQLLDLVPEELRSPATTAEWEQKLELIAKGKLKKDAFIHEMKEHTKEIVAEIKGSAKKYKHDNISTKSCPDCGKPMLEVNGKKGKMLVCQDRECGHRKNVSRVTNARCPQCKKKLELRGEGEGQIFVCKCGYREKLSAFEARRKKEGGGKVDKRSVQKFLKQQEKEAEPLNNAFADLLKGLKLDE; encoded by the coding sequence TTGGCTAAAAGTTTAGTACTAGCAGAAAAACCTTCAGTAGCCCGCGATATAGCAAATGTATTGAAGTGTCATAAAAAAGGAAACGGATTTTTAGAGGGAGATAAATATATTGTAACTTGGGCACTTGGACATTTAGTAACACTAGCAGACCCTGAAAGCTACGATGTGAAATATAAAACATGGAATTTGGAAGACTTACCAATGCTGCCAGAACGTCTTCGCTTAACAGTTATTAAGCAATCAGGAAAGCAATATAATGCTGTAAAGTCACAATTAAATCGTAATGATGTAAAAGAAATTATTATTGCAACAGATGCTGGACGTGAAGGTGAATTAGTAGCCCGCTGGATTATTGCAAAAGCAAATGTGAAAAAACCAATGAAACGACTATGGATTTCATCTGTCACAGATAAAGCTATCAAAGAGGGATTTGCCAATTTAAAGCCGGGTAACAACTATGATAATTTATACGCTGCTGCTGTTGCCCGTTCGGAAGCTGATTGGTACATTGGTTTAAATGCAACTCGTGCATTAACTACAAGATTCAATGCACAGTTGAACTGTGGTCGCGTACAAACTCCAACAGTGGCAATTATTGCTGCACGTGAAGATGAAATTAAAAACTTCAAACCACAAACCTATTATGGTATTGAAGCACAAACAGATTCCTTAAAGCTTACTTGGCAAGATGCAAACGGCAATTCGCGTAGCTTTACTAAAGAAAAAACGGACGTTATTGTCAAAGCATTAGGCAGCCAGGATGCAAAGATTGTTGCACTTGACCGCAAGCCTAAAAAATCATATGCCCCAGGTCTTTATGATTTAACAGAATTACAGCGTGATGCCAATAAATTATTTGGCTATTCGGCAAAAGAAACATTAAATATTATGCAAAAGCTCTATGAATCTCATAAGGTACTGACATATCCTCGTACAGATTCACGTTATTTATCATCTGATCTTGTAGGCACATTGCCAGAGCGTCTCAAAGCATGTGGCATTGGTGAATATCGTTCATTAACTAATAAAATTTTAACAAAGCCAATTAAAGCGAATAAATCGTTTGTAGATGATAGTAAAGTTTCGGATCACCATGCCATTATTCCAACTGAAGGCTATGTAAATTTATCTGCATTCAATGATAAAGAGCGTAAAATTTATGATTTAGTAGTAAAGAGATTCTTAGCTGTTTTATTCCCAGCACATGAATATGAGCAGTTAACGGTACAAGCCCAAATCGGTAATGAAAAATTTATAGCTAGAGGAAAAACAGTAATAAATGCTGGTTGGAAAGAGGTTTATCAAAATCGATTTGATGATGATGAATCCACTGATGATGTAAAGGAGCAGCTGCTTCCTCGTTTAGCGCAAGGACAGGTATTAAAAACAAAGCTAATTGCCCAAACATCAGGTCAAACAAAACCACCTGCACGCTTTACAGAGGCAACATTATTATCAGCAATGGAAAATCCTACGAAGTATATGGACACCCATGATAAGAAGCTAGCGGATACGTTAAAATCTACAGGTGGGCTAGGAACGGTTGCTACACGCGCAGATATAATTGACAAGCTTTTCAACTCTTTTTTAATTGAAAAGCGTGGAGGGAAAGAAATTTATATCACCTCTAAGGGTCGTCAGCTCCTAGACTTAGTGCCAGAAGAATTGCGTTCTCCTGCTACGACAGCGGAGTGGGAACAAAAGCTTGAGTTGATTGCCAAAGGGAAATTAAAAAAAGATGCGTTCATTCATGAAATGAAAGAGCATACAAAAGAGATTGTAGCTGAAATAAAAGGTAGTGCTAAAAAATATAAGCACGACAATATTTCAACAAAGTCCTGTCCCGATTGTGGTAAGCCAATGCTTGAGGTTAATGGTAAAAAGGGCAAGATGCTTGTATGCCAAGATCGAGAGTGTGGCCACCGTAAAAATGTATCCCGTGTCACAAACGCACGATGCCCACAATGTAAGAAAAAGCTAGAGCTTCGTGGTGAAGGAGAAGGACAAATCTTTGTGTGTAAATGTGGATATCGTGAAAAATTATCAGCTTTTGAAGCCCGTCGAAAAAAAGAAGGTGGCGGTAAAGTAGATAAGCGTAGTGTGCAGAAATTCTTGAAGCAGCAAGAGAAAGAGGCTGAGCCACTTAATAATGCATTCGCAGATTTATTAAAGGGTTTAAAATTAGACGAATAA
- a CDS encoding MurR/RpiR family transcriptional regulator translates to MRDDRTIQQVIQDKFQELSKSQQKVATFILKNLQTVGVHSAAYVGEKAGVSETTVIRFCYAIGLSGYAQLQREITLHLFNEGKTSSLQNYLHSKQVLFENPRFYEKTMEKDASHILQVAKGINEKDFNKATKLLHTRKKIYIAGNGSSYLAAQWLHFTLNLLRPNVVLLNFETSEVIRAIQDIDEESVVIILSFHRYFKEPIQFAAELQEKNCEIIGITDAQIAPITQYSTITFVNEQQEMSTIDAMPALVSFLNTLIAGMTAHDHDYYENQRVKYDDFQNSFLANRWS, encoded by the coding sequence TTGAGAGATGATCGAACAATTCAACAAGTCATTCAAGATAAATTTCAAGAGCTTTCTAAAAGCCAACAAAAAGTAGCAACTTTTATTCTGAAAAATTTGCAGACAGTTGGCGTTCATTCGGCTGCATATGTTGGTGAAAAAGCCGGTGTCAGTGAAACAACGGTCATACGCTTTTGCTATGCGATAGGGCTTTCTGGTTATGCTCAGTTACAGCGAGAAATAACCTTGCATTTATTCAATGAAGGGAAAACAAGCAGTTTGCAAAATTATTTGCATTCAAAGCAGGTCCTTTTTGAAAATCCACGTTTTTATGAGAAAACAATGGAAAAGGATGCATCGCATATTTTACAGGTGGCAAAGGGCATTAATGAGAAAGATTTTAATAAAGCTACGAAGCTGTTGCATACAAGGAAAAAAATATATATTGCTGGTAATGGCTCCTCCTATTTAGCTGCACAATGGCTACACTTTACTTTAAATCTTTTGAGGCCAAATGTTGTTCTATTAAACTTTGAAACGAGTGAGGTCATTCGTGCAATACAAGATATTGATGAGGAAAGTGTTGTCATCATTTTATCGTTTCATCGTTATTTTAAAGAACCGATTCAATTTGCAGCTGAACTTCAAGAAAAAAATTGTGAGATTATCGGTATTACGGATGCTCAAATTGCACCAATTACACAATATTCGACGATTACCTTTGTTAACGAACAGCAAGAGATGTCAACAATTGATGCTATGCCTGCACTAGTATCATTCTTGAATACATTAATTGCAGGGATGACGGCACATGATCATGACTATTATGAAAATCAGCGCGTAAAATATGATGATTTCCAAAATAGCTTTTTAGCAAATCGATGGAGTTGA
- a CDS encoding M20 peptidase aminoacylase family protein, which produces MNQVLQNLQPRLADIFTHLHKHPEISWQEHETTQYIAALLREAQMEPHLFDDMTGLYVDIGKGEPKVGFRTDIDALWQEVDGVFKANHSCGHDGHMTMAIGTALLLKDMEHLLSGAVRILFQPAEEKAQGASALVEKGLVDNLEYLFGVHVRPLKELEDGTYAPALYHGAAKLFTGTIIGEEAHGARPELGINAIEVGAAILEGLQKIWTDPNVSASVKMTQFNAGGSSTNIIPGKATFSIDARAQTNEVMQVITEGVERVRTLVEAMYGAKIDIKVDAHIVAALVHDAALQLMNAAIIDVVGEKACAPPVVTPGGEDFHFYTFERPHLKATMLGLGCGVTPGLHHPKMTFNQDRLLTGVNIITRAILRAL; this is translated from the coding sequence ATGAATCAAGTTTTACAAAACCTACAGCCGCGATTGGCTGATATATTTACACATCTTCATAAACATCCAGAAATAAGCTGGCAAGAGCATGAAACGACACAATATATTGCCGCTTTATTAAGAGAGGCACAGATGGAGCCTCATTTATTCGATGATATGACAGGACTTTATGTGGATATTGGGAAAGGAGAACCCAAAGTAGGCTTTCGTACCGACATAGATGCGCTTTGGCAGGAGGTGGACGGTGTCTTTAAGGCTAATCATTCTTGTGGACATGATGGTCATATGACGATGGCTATTGGGACAGCGCTTCTTTTAAAGGATATGGAGCATTTACTTTCCGGGGCGGTTCGTATTTTATTTCAGCCTGCTGAAGAAAAAGCGCAAGGGGCAAGTGCATTGGTCGAGAAGGGGCTTGTGGATAATCTAGAATATTTATTTGGTGTTCATGTTCGTCCGTTAAAGGAGCTAGAGGATGGGACATATGCACCTGCACTATACCACGGTGCAGCCAAACTCTTTACAGGAACCATTATCGGGGAGGAGGCTCACGGTGCACGACCAGAGCTAGGAATAAATGCAATTGAGGTTGGTGCAGCAATTTTAGAGGGTTTACAAAAAATTTGGACGGACCCGAATGTCTCAGCTTCTGTCAAAATGACGCAATTTAATGCTGGAGGCTCTTCCACTAATATTATTCCTGGAAAAGCAACCTTTAGCATTGATGCCCGAGCTCAAACGAATGAGGTAATGCAAGTTATTACAGAGGGAGTAGAACGAGTAAGGACATTAGTAGAGGCAATGTATGGTGCTAAAATTGACATTAAAGTTGATGCACATATTGTTGCAGCATTAGTTCATGATGCAGCATTACAGCTTATGAATGCCGCTATAATCGATGTGGTCGGTGAAAAGGCTTGTGCACCACCTGTTGTGACACCTGGTGGGGAAGATTTTCATTTTTATACGTTCGAGCGGCCTCATCTAAAAGCTACAATGCTGGGGTTAGGTTGTGGTGTAACACCAGGTCTTCATCATCCCAAAATGACCTTTAATCAAGATAGACTACTTACTGGTGTAAACATTATTACAAGAGCGATTTTACGTGCGCTTTAG
- a CDS encoding GNAT family N-acetyltransferase has protein sequence MIDIKEINTIDQLEHVQQLEYEVWGMPSIPLHQTLTAVKNGGIVVGAYDGERLVGFSYGFSGFREGKSFLCSHMLGIDKNYRSQGIGEKLKLAQREIAINRGYDLMVWTFDPLETRNAYLNLSKLKGICYTYIENCYGEMQDGLNKGLPSDRFEVSWHLTSDYVIQDIVIDVTNPVPVASCSLNEQGLLCLKMTENSKYNKDFYVLPVPKDFQALKVQNPDLALDWRFKTRHILQQLFAQGYAVVKLQQQEKYNEYVLAKKTALPLEGEK, from the coding sequence ATGATTGATATAAAAGAAATAAACACAATCGATCAATTGGAGCATGTTCAGCAACTAGAATATGAGGTATGGGGAATGCCTTCCATACCTCTCCATCAAACTTTAACAGCAGTGAAGAATGGAGGGATTGTTGTTGGTGCTTATGATGGGGAGCGTTTAGTTGGATTTAGCTATGGTTTTTCAGGATTTCGAGAGGGAAAAAGCTTTTTATGCTCACATATGTTGGGGATTGATAAAAATTATCGTTCACAGGGGATAGGTGAAAAATTAAAGCTGGCACAAAGAGAGATTGCGATTAATCGGGGCTATGATTTAATGGTATGGACCTTTGATCCTTTAGAAACGCGTAATGCCTATTTAAATCTTTCGAAATTAAAGGGTATTTGTTATACGTATATAGAAAATTGCTACGGTGAAATGCAGGATGGTTTAAATAAAGGGCTGCCCTCTGATCGTTTTGAGGTAAGTTGGCATTTAACATCTGACTATGTGATACAGGATATCGTAATTGATGTGACAAATCCAGTTCCTGTGGCAAGCTGTAGCCTAAATGAGCAAGGCCTTCTATGCTTAAAAATGACTGAAAATTCCAAATATAACAAAGACTTTTATGTGTTGCCAGTACCGAAGGATTTTCAAGCATTGAAAGTGCAAAATCCAGATTTGGCATTAGATTGGCGTTTTAAAACACGCCATATTTTACAGCAGCTATTTGCACAAGGATATGCTGTTGTGAAATTACAGCAACAAGAAAAATACAATGAATATGTGCTGGCGAAAAAAACAGCCTTACCACTGGAAGGGGAAAAATAA
- the menC gene encoding o-succinylbenzoate synthase, whose product MKITEITIRQLKMKLKAPFTTSFGTFHDRDFLVLEAKDESGIIGWGESVAFHSPWYNEETLQTNWHMLEDFLIPLLLNKEIQHPDEVNELFKPIRKNNMAKSTIEGAIWDIYAQQTKQTLAAALGGKKDKIEVGISIGIQNSIDDLVMLVDGYVREGYKRMKIKIKPGWDVEVMRTLREMFPDTAFMADANSAYNLEDAATLKQLDAFHLTMIEQPLASDDIIDHATLQKLIDTPICLDESIHSLEDARKAVELGSTKIINIKIGRVGGLTEAKKIHDYCEANNIPVWCGGMLESGIGRAHNVALTTLSNFILPGDTAGSNRYWEKDIIDPEVIVKDGYIEVPQQPGIGYEINRETIESFTVAKKTYQ is encoded by the coding sequence ATGAAAATTACAGAAATCACAATTCGACAACTCAAAATGAAATTAAAGGCACCATTTACAACAAGCTTTGGCACATTTCATGATAGAGATTTTTTAGTGTTAGAGGCGAAAGATGAATCTGGAATCATTGGCTGGGGTGAATCTGTTGCCTTTCACTCTCCTTGGTACAATGAAGAAACGCTACAAACTAACTGGCATATGTTAGAAGACTTCCTAATACCTCTTTTGTTGAATAAAGAGATTCAGCATCCAGATGAAGTAAATGAACTATTTAAGCCTATCCGCAAAAATAATATGGCGAAATCAACAATTGAAGGAGCAATTTGGGATATCTATGCACAGCAGACGAAGCAAACATTGGCAGCAGCGCTAGGGGGCAAAAAGGACAAAATTGAAGTAGGGATCAGTATTGGCATTCAGAATTCAATTGACGATTTGGTAATGCTAGTGGATGGATATGTACGGGAAGGCTATAAGCGCATGAAAATTAAAATAAAGCCTGGTTGGGACGTAGAGGTAATGCGTACATTACGTGAAATGTTTCCCGATACAGCATTTATGGCAGATGCAAATTCAGCCTATAATCTTGAGGATGCTGCAACACTCAAGCAACTCGATGCCTTTCATTTAACAATGATTGAACAGCCATTAGCATCAGATGACATTATTGATCATGCTACATTACAAAAATTAATCGATACACCCATTTGTTTGGATGAAAGTATTCATTCATTAGAGGATGCTCGTAAGGCTGTAGAATTGGGCAGTACAAAAATTATAAATATTAAAATTGGCCGTGTGGGTGGCTTGACAGAAGCAAAGAAAATTCACGATTATTGTGAGGCCAATAATATTCCAGTTTGGTGTGGTGGTATGTTAGAGTCTGGCATTGGTCGTGCTCATAACGTCGCATTAACAACACTATCCAATTTCATTTTACCAGGTGATACTGCTGGTTCAAATCGCTATTGGGAAAAAGACATCATCGATCCTGAAGTTATCGTGAAGGATGGTTATATAGAAGTACCTCAGCAACCAGGAATTGGCTATGAAATTAATAGAGAAACGATTGAATCATTTACAGTTGCAAAAAAAACATATCAATAA
- a CDS encoding YkvI family membrane protein yields the protein MKKSWQIGGAFVGLIVGAGFASGQEIMQYFTSFGLYGIVGGIVATIAFAFLGMSLAQLGTDLQTTSHKEVIYHIGGRYIGVILDIVITFFLFGVAVVMFAGAGSTFQQMFGINPMIGSIFMMLITILTLLLNVKNIINIIALVTPYLMGIIFIILIYSIFTMDLTIAEQNALAKEQTSAASNWLMGALLYVSYNIAAGAAMLIVMGGTVKERKVAGIGGMLGGLMLGVLIILINIAMFVKMDVVGGVAMPTLELAKQIHPVVGVLMSIALLGMMYNTAVGMFYAFTVRFIAPEHKYFKLGIVVIGLLGFAASLVGFTTLVGKVYSTMGYLGFALIIAVVMSWLRKPKDLS from the coding sequence ATGAAAAAAAGTTGGCAAATTGGAGGCGCATTTGTAGGATTAATCGTTGGGGCTGGCTTTGCATCAGGCCAAGAAATTATGCAATATTTCACGAGCTTTGGCTTGTATGGTATTGTAGGAGGAATTGTTGCAACCATTGCTTTTGCATTTTTGGGTATGAGTCTAGCACAATTAGGGACAGATCTACAAACGACATCTCATAAAGAGGTTATTTATCACATTGGTGGGCGTTATATTGGGGTTATTTTAGATATTGTTATTACGTTTTTCTTATTTGGCGTTGCAGTCGTTATGTTTGCAGGGGCAGGGTCAACATTTCAGCAAATGTTCGGTATTAACCCAATGATTGGTAGTATCTTTATGATGCTTATAACGATTTTAACACTACTGTTAAATGTTAAAAATATTATTAATATAATAGCATTAGTAACACCGTATTTAATGGGGATTATTTTTATTATTTTAATTTACTCCATATTCACAATGGACTTAACGATTGCAGAGCAAAATGCTTTAGCAAAAGAGCAAACGTCTGCAGCTTCAAATTGGCTAATGGGTGCTTTACTTTATGTATCTTATAATATTGCGGCTGGTGCAGCGATGTTAATTGTTATGGGTGGGACTGTAAAAGAACGGAAAGTTGCTGGTATTGGCGGCATGCTAGGCGGACTAATGCTAGGTGTCTTAATAATATTAATTAATATTGCCATGTTCGTAAAAATGGATGTAGTTGGTGGGGTAGCGATGCCAACATTAGAGCTTGCTAAGCAAATCCATCCTGTAGTAGGGGTGTTAATGTCCATCGCTTTATTAGGAATGATGTATAATACAGCTGTTGGTATGTTTTATGCATTTACAGTGCGTTTTATAGCGCCTGAGCATAAATATTTTAAACTAGGTATTGTGGTCATTGGTTTACTAGGCTTTGCAGCAAGCTTAGTCGGGTTTACAACTTTGGTTGGTAAGGTATATTCAACAATGGGCTATTTAGGCTTTGCTCTAATTATAGCGGTTGTCATGTCATGGCTACGAAAACCGAAAGATTTATCTTGA
- a CDS encoding TetR/AcrR family transcriptional regulator — translation MVKKTLKQRIVDASVVLFQQDGYHNVTVDRIVEYIGASKGGFYHNFKSKDELLYEIHDVFISYVIKQSQDAYDKYDTPITRLCAMLQTLTQVFDMYQAHITVFYEESRSLPEEYSEIIHKKRDQYRDILQKVIGEGQQTKDFRTELPCTIVTMAIVGMINWTYKWYKQTGPLTMEEITEVFTDMVLRAIVTEQAMEEAKQFMVKG, via the coding sequence ATGGTAAAGAAAACGTTAAAACAAAGAATTGTAGACGCTTCAGTCGTGCTGTTTCAGCAAGATGGCTATCACAATGTAACTGTTGATCGCATTGTCGAATATATTGGGGCATCAAAGGGTGGATTTTATCATAATTTTAAATCGAAAGATGAATTGTTATATGAAATTCACGATGTATTTATTTCGTATGTTATTAAGCAGTCACAGGATGCCTATGACAAGTACGATACACCGATTACACGCTTATGTGCCATGCTGCAAACACTGACACAAGTATTTGATATGTATCAGGCACATATTACTGTTTTTTATGAGGAAAGCCGTTCACTTCCAGAGGAATATAGTGAAATTATTCATAAAAAAAGGGATCAATATCGGGATATTTTACAAAAAGTAATAGGAGAGGGCCAACAAACAAAAGATTTTCGTACGGAATTACCGTGTACAATTGTCACAATGGCCATTGTTGGAATGATTAACTGGACATATAAATGGTATAAACAAACGGGTCCATTGACAATGGAGGAAATTACAGAGGTCTTCACTGATATGGTATTACGTGCGATTGTGACGGAACAAGCAATGGAGGAAGCAAAACAATTTATGGTAAAGGGGTAG
- a CDS encoding acyl-CoA dehydrogenase yields the protein MNFELTKEQVMIRDMVRDFAEKEIKPYAREVDETSTMRIESFKKMAELGLLGIPFPEEYGGSGGDTVSYALAVEEIGRACGGTGLSYAAAVSLGASPIYNFGTEEQKQEWLVPLAKGETLGSFGLTEPNAGSDAGGTRTTAVIDGDDYVINGEKCWITNAGYARQIIVTAVTGKREDGKKIISSIIVPTNTPGVTINCNYDKMGVRGSNTCEIVLQNVRVPRANLLGDEKRGFSQFLNTLDGGRISIAALSVGIAQAAYEKALKFAKEREQFGAPISKLQAIQFKLADMAMEIELARTLVHKAAWLKDQKKPFGKEAAMAKLFASEMGFRTCNQAIQIHGGSGYMKEYDVERHLRDIKLMEIGEGTSEIQRLVISRLIGC from the coding sequence ATGAACTTTGAATTAACGAAAGAACAAGTGATGATTCGAGACATGGTACGTGATTTTGCGGAAAAAGAAATTAAACCGTATGCTCGTGAGGTTGATGAGACGTCAACAATGAGAATAGAGAGCTTTAAAAAAATGGCTGAGCTAGGCTTATTGGGTATTCCGTTTCCTGAAGAATATGGTGGTTCAGGTGGGGATACAGTGTCTTACGCTTTAGCAGTCGAAGAAATTGGGCGTGCATGTGGAGGTACTGGATTAAGCTATGCTGCGGCTGTTAGCTTAGGGGCATCACCAATCTATAATTTCGGCACAGAGGAGCAAAAGCAGGAATGGCTTGTTCCGTTAGCAAAAGGTGAGACATTAGGATCATTCGGTTTAACAGAGCCTAATGCAGGTTCAGATGCTGGTGGTACGCGAACAACAGCTGTTATTGATGGTGATGATTACGTCATTAATGGGGAAAAATGCTGGATCACAAATGCAGGCTATGCACGTCAAATTATAGTAACAGCAGTAACAGGTAAGCGTGAAGATGGTAAAAAAATTATTTCATCTATTATTGTTCCAACGAATACACCTGGTGTAACGATAAATTGCAATTACGACAAAATGGGTGTTCGTGGCTCCAATACATGTGAAATTGTTTTACAGAATGTTCGTGTTCCAAGAGCTAATCTTTTAGGGGATGAAAAACGAGGATTTAGTCAGTTTTTAAATACGCTGGATGGTGGACGAATTTCAATTGCGGCTTTATCAGTAGGAATTGCACAGGCTGCTTATGAAAAGGCATTAAAATTCGCTAAAGAACGGGAGCAATTTGGTGCACCAATATCAAAGCTACAGGCTATCCAGTTTAAACTAGCTGATATGGCGATGGAGATAGAGCTTGCGCGTACATTAGTACATAAGGCGGCATGGCTTAAGGATCAAAAGAAACCATTCGGAAAGGAAGCTGCAATGGCAAAATTATTTGCTTCAGAAATGGGCTTCCGTACTTGTAATCAAGCAATTCAAATTCATGGCGGTTCAGGCTATATGAAAGAATACGACGTTGAGCGCCATC